One window from the genome of Pungitius pungitius chromosome 14, fPunPun2.1, whole genome shotgun sequence encodes:
- the fyna gene encoding tyrosine-protein kinase fyna — translation MGCVQCKDKEAAKLTDDRETSVSHNSGYRYGSDPTPQHYPSFGVTTIPNYNNFHSGATQGVAVFGGVHTSSQSGTLRSRGGTGVTLFVALYDYEARTEDDLSFRKGERFQILNSTEGDWWEARSLTTGGTGYIPSNYVAPVDSIQAEDWYFGKLGRKDAERQLLSNSNARGTFLIRESETTKGAYSLSIQDWDDVKGDHVKHYKIRKLDSGGYYITTRAQFETLQQLVQHYSARAAGLCCRLIVPCHKGMPRLTDLSVKTKDVWEIPRESLQLIKRLGNGQFGEVWMGTWNGTTKVAVKTLKPGTMSPESFLEEAQIMKKLRHDKLVQLYAVVSEEPIYIVTEYMCKGSLLEFLKDGEGRGLKLPNLVDMAAQVAAGMAYIERMNYIHRDLRSANILVGESLVCKIADFGLARLIEDNEYTARQGAKFPIKWTAPEAALYGKFTIKSDVWSFGILLTELVTKGRVPYPGMNNREVLEQVERGYRMPCPQDCPPSLHELMVQCWKKDPEERPTFEYLQAFLEDYFTATEPQYQPGDNL, via the exons ATGGGCTGTGTCCAATGTAAGGATAAAGAAGCAGCAAAACTTACCGATGACCGAGAGACGAGCGTCTCGCACAACTCGGGGTACCGCTATGGCTCCGACCCCACGCCGCAGCACTACCCCAGCTTCGGGGTCACCACCATCCCCAACTACAACAACTTCCACAGCGGCGCCACACAGGGGGTGGCCGTGTTCGGAGGAGTCCACACCTCCTCGCAGTCCGGGACGCTTCGGTCGCGCGGCGGAACAG GGGTGACTCTGTTTGTGGCTCTTTACGACTATGAAGCCAGGACTGAGGATGACCTCAGCTTCAGAAAGGGGGAGAGGTTCCAGATCCTCAACAGCAC CGAGGGCGACTGGTGGGAGGCCCGTTCTCTCACTACGGGTGGGACTGGTTATATTCCCAGCAATTATGTGGCTCCGGTGGACTCGATTCAAGCTGAGGA ctggTACTTTGGTAAATTAGGCCGAAAGGATGCAGAGAGGCAACTGCTCTCTAACAGCAACGCCAGAGGCACCTTCCTCATCCGTGAGAGTGAAACGACCAAAG GGGCCTACTCTCTCTCCATCCAGGACTGGGATGACGTCAAGGGAGACCACGTCAAACACTACAAGATTCGCAAGCTGGACAGCGGAGGCTACTACATCACCACCAGAGCCCAGTTTGAGACACTCCAGCAGCTCGTGCAGCACTATTCTG CCAGGGCTGCGGGGCTGTGCTGCCGACTGATCGTACCGTGTCACAAAGGCATGCCTCGTCTGACTGACCTGTCTGTCAAAACCAAAGACGTGTGGGAGATCCCGCGGGAGTCACTGCAGCTCATCAAGCGACTCGGCAACGGCCAGTTTGGAGAAGTCTGGATGG GCACGTGGAACGGCACCACCAAGGTGGCGGTtaagaccctgaagcccggcacCATGTCCCCGGAGTCCTTCCTGGAGGAGGCTCAGATCATGAAGAAGCTTCGACACGATAAGCTGGTGCAGCTCTATGCGGTGGTGTCCGAAGAGCCCATTTACATCGTCACTGAGTACATGTGCAAAG GGAGTTTGCTTGAGTTCCTTAAAGATGGAGAAGGACGAGGCCTCAAACTGCCAAATCTAGTGGACATGGCAGCTCAG GTGGCTGCGGGCATGGCGTACATCGAGAGGATGAACTACATCCACCGAGACCTGCGCTCTGCCAACATCCTGGTGGGAGAAAGTCTGGTGTGTAAGATAGCCGACTTTGGTCTGGCCAGGCTCATCGAGGACAACGAATACACAGCAAGACAAG GTGCAAAGTTTCCGATAAAGTGGACTGCTCCTGAGGCTGCTCTCTACGGGAAATTCACCATCAAGTCTGATGTGTGGTCGTTTGGCATCCTGCTGACAGAGCTGGTGACCAAGGGCAGAGTGCCCTATCCAG GTATGAACAACCGCgaggtgctggagcaggtggagcgAGGCTACCGAATGCCGTGCCCGCAGGACTGCCCCCCGTCCCTGCATGAGCTGATGGTGCAGTGCTGGAAGAAGGACCCGGAGGAGAGGCCTACCTTTGAGTACCTGCAGGCCTTTTTGGAGGACTACTTCACCGCCACCGAGCCTCAGTACCAGCCGGGGGATAACCTCTAA
- the col10a1a gene encoding collagen, type X, alpha 1a — translation MDVRVASIFVIMVAFTSAHGDRYVVKKLVKAAPQYQPYSVKSQVVSVAGEPGAPGEPGPEGPPGPPGPAGENAEGLPGPQGPPGPPGAPGRSIAGKPGSPGGPGKPGSHGATGEKGDTGAPGSQGPRGAPGPSGSPGPAGLSATGKPGPSGLPGPRGSRGESGLKGHPGVPGLPGAKGDRGVGIQGPQGETGPEGAMGAPGQPGEPGVGKPGPAGMPGEPGKSGTPGRDGATGPMGPQGLKGHTGAPGVGMPGKPGENGAPGLPGGAGPKGHQGPTGATGAPGVPGFGKPGANGEKGERGHTGATGATGAKGEQGPTGYTGATGATGPTGPAGPQGPTGFTGETGATGSKGDTGATGAQGPKGNKGDQGAQGFAGKQGYPGAAGPPGPRGATGSTGDKGHVGAPGTPGSPGIPGPAGPKGHPGRAGEPGASGSNGAPGSRGPSGPQGPAGAPGLKGHPGLPGPSGPAGLAAKGLPGPQGPPGQPGDNGVDGAMGPAGPPGPPGPPGEVMFEKGMGMGEVMVKSPMSAFTASLITPFPADGTPIKFDQIVYNAENHYDPETGIFTCQVPGVYYFSYSFHVNGANALVALYKNGQPVMFTYDEYSKGFVDQMSGSTVLLLDEQDTVYVQIPDVDAIGVFAAENVHCSFSGFLIAST, via the exons ATGGATGTACGAGTAGCAAGCATCTTCGTCATCATGGTGGCCTTCACATCCGCCCATGGGGACCGGTACGTTGTGAAGAAGCTGGTGAAGGCCGCCCCTCAGTACCAGCCCTACTCTGTGAAGAGCCAGG TGGTGTCTGTGGCAGGTGAGCCTGGTGCCCCAGGTGAGCCTGGCCCTGAGGGGCCTCCCGGCCCTCCTGGCCCCGCAGGTGAGAACGCTGAAGGTCTGCCTGGACCCCAAGGACCTCCTGGACCTCCCGGAGCTCCTGGACGCTCCATCGCTGGCAAACCTGGTTCCCCAGGTGGACCTGGCAAACCTGGCAGCCATGGAGCAACTGGAGAGAAGGGAGACACTGGAGCCCCTGGCTCTCAGGGACCAAGGGGAGCCCCTGGACCTTCTGGAAGCCCGGGACCTGCAGGCCTCTCTGCTACTGGCAAGCCTGGACCTTCAGGTCTTCCTGGCCCAAGGGGATCTAGAGGAGAGTCTGGTCTTAAAGGACATCCAGGTGTACCTGGACTTCCAGGCGCTAAGGGTGATAGAGGGGTGGGAATTCAAGGACCTCAGGGTGAGACAGGGCCAGAAGGAGCCATGGGCGCACCTGGACAGCCAGGTGAGCCTGGAGTTGGAAAGCCAGGACCAGCAGGTATGCCCGGTGAGCCAGGCAAGTCAGGAACCCCAGGTAGGGATGGTGCCACAGGTCCCATGGGACCACAGGGACTTAAGGGACACACAGGTGCCCCAGGTGTAGGTATGCCTGGTAAACCAGGTGAGAATGGTGCCCCAGGTCTGCCTGGTGGAGCTGGCCCTAAAGGCCACCAAGGACCAACTGGAGCCACTGGTGCCCCTGGAGTCCCAGGATTTGGAAAGCCAGGTGCAAAtggggagaagggagagaggggacaTACAGGTGCCACAGGTGCAACAGGTGCAAAGGGAGAGCAAGGTCCAACAGGATATACTGGCGCTACAGGTGCAACTGGCCCCACTGGTCCTGCTGGACCTCAGGGGCCAACAGGTTTCACAGGTGAAACTGGCGCTACTGGTTCTAAAGGTGACACTGGTGCCACTGGAGCTCAGGGACCTAAGGGAAACAAGGGAGATCAGGGAGCACAGGGATTTGCAGGCAAGCAGGGTTATCCAGGCGCAGCTGGTCCTCCTGGACCCAGAGGTGCCACTGGATCAACAGGGGACAAAGGTCATGTTGGTGCCCCTGGTACCCCAGGTTCCCCAGGTATCCCAGGCCCTGCTGGACCAAAGGGTCATCCCGGCCGCGCAGGAGAGCCAGGTGCCTCTGGTTCTAATGGTGCTCCAGGTTCCAGGGGGCCTTCAGGACCCCAAGGTCCTGCTGGTGCCCCCGGCCTGAAAGGACACCCAGGTCTCCCTGGTCCTTCTGGCCCTGCTGGTTTGGCTGCTAAGGGTCTCCCCGGACCTCAGGGTCCTCCCGGTCAGCCCGGTGACAATGGTGTTGATGGAGCCATGGGCCCAGCTGGCCCTCCCGGTCCCCCTGGTCCTCCTGGTGAGGTTATGTTTGAGAAGGGCATGGGGATGGGTGAGGTTATGGTCAAGTCCCCCATGTCTGCTTTCACTGCATCTCTGATCACCCCCTTCCCCGCTGATGGCACCCCTATTAAGTTTGACCAGATTGTGTACAATGCTGAGAACCACTATGACCCTGAGACTGGCATCTTCACTTGCCAAGTTCCCGGAGTTTACTATTTCTCCTACAGCTTCCATGTTAATGGAGCTAATGCCTTGGTGGCTTTGTACAAGAATGGCCAGCCTGTTATGTTCACTTATGATGAGTACAGCAAGGGCTTCGTGGACCAGATGTCCGGTAGCACTGTCCTCTTGCTCGATGAGCAGGACACAGTCTATGTACAGATCCCTGATGTAGACGCCATCGGTGTCTTTGCCGCTGAGAACGTCCACTGCTCTTTCTCTGGGTTCCTCATTGCTTCAACGTGA
- the marcksb gene encoding myristoylated alanine-rich protein kinase C substrate b produces the protein MGAQTSKTAGKEEAAVENPTEGEAVAAKANGQENGHAKTNGDASPTAEEAKKGDVPANGSTPTEEAPKAEGEKVEVAEANGEKEPAATNGEASAKPEEGTPSTSEDGKQKKKRFSFKKPSFKLSGFSLKKAKKESDEAAEDGAAAAAAGGEKAAAEEDAATEKAKPDEVAEEGAKEAEAEKPKAEEEEEEKKEVVKAEEPPAAAAADGEEKPADASPAEPETAAAPEATAE, from the exons ATGGGAGCACAAACCTCCAAAACCGCTGGAAAAGAGGAAGCCGCCGTAGAAAATCCAACAGAAGGCGAAGCTGTTGCAGCAAAGGCGAACGGACAG gaGAATGGCCATGCCAAGACCAATGGGGATGCCTCTCCAACTGCAGAGGAGGCCAAAAAAGGTGATGTGCCGGCCAACGGCAGCACTCCTACTGAGGAGGCGCCAAAAGCAGAAGGCGAGAAAGTAGAGGTTGCTGAGGCCAACGGTGAGAAGGAGCCCGCGGCTACCAACGGAGAGGCTTCTGCCAAGCCGGAGGAAGGCACTCCATCCACCAGCGAGGATGGAAAGCAAAAGAAGAAGCGTTTCTCCTTCAAGAAACCCTCCTTTAAGCTAAGCGGCTTCTCATTGAAGAAGGCCAAGAAAGAGTCTGATGAGGCAGCAGAGgacggcgcagcagcagcagcagcaggaggagagaaagcgGCGGCAGAGGAGGACGCAGCCACTGAGAAGGCCAAACCAGATGAGGTTGCCGAGGAGGGAGCCAAGGAGGCCGAAGCTGAAAAGCCaaaggctgaggaggaggaggaggagaagaaggaggtggTGAAGGCAGAGGagccacctgcagcagcagcggccgACGGAGAGGAGAAACCAGCCGACGCTTCACCTGCCGAACCAGAGACGGCAGCCGCTCCAGAGGCCACCGCTGAGTAA